Proteins encoded in a region of the Pieris rapae chromosome 12, ilPieRapa1.1, whole genome shotgun sequence genome:
- the LOC111002133 gene encoding uncharacterized protein LOC111002133, with product MTFHKKHPKKEMARDKVNRIKRSNPFKILKDIVLRNRYTDTNNKVRKLFDYDVVTTSSNYNFVNHNNQLSKIEALLGQVPNITSKLESHDYDQYYYLPNDLSILHNKGLYTTKERTLFISNELPLLPDLPLEPTPQNPFTYNGLDKTNYFDDIINIRVKAASDQETKSTFNSEERKKIDPLLENLLGSITAENFPSTENIQNNYVNHDTEREVEAMSDIYKTNIKKIQPNKYSYKLILYNDNKKENELRNMDPRYGNQQVLSKRAKSRNIFTHRKVPEKTVPHNKTDTKGSHKISSKLQKPQPANNVKKQKKPKILPTTKMQKQQKAHPDHFFTTPLPMSDNEFNKFLEDNNIDVQSVTAPLPNYIPFSTHVMHIVSKLKPYKNNIPNIGKKNNRKHGTKQNNYNLYIQRQRKKRDKIWKKNKSPKLSGKPVLEPEITFTPKNKMSVKV from the exons atgacCTTTCATAAAAAACACCCAAAGAAAGAAATGGCACGCGACAAAGTGAATCGAATAAAACGCTCAAATCCTTTCAAGATTCTAAAAGATATCGTGCTAAGAAACCGGTACACTGATACAAATAATAAGGTGcgaaaattatttgattacgACGTAGTGACAACTAgttcaaattacaattttgtaaatCACAACAACCAATTGTCAAAAATAGAAGCACTATTGGGTCAAGTACCAAATATTACGAGTAAATTGGAATCTCATGATTATGAccaatattattatctacCTAAcgatttaagtattttacataataaaggaTTATACACCACCAAAGAAAGAacgttatttatatcaaacgAACTACCTTTGCTACCTG atttacctTTAGAGCCTACACCGCAAAATCCATTCACTTATAATGGTTtagataaaactaattattttgatgacataattaatatacgaGTAAAAGCGGCGAGCGACCAAGAAACTAAATCGACTTTTAATTCAGAAGAGCGTAAAAAGATAGATCCATTATTAGAAAATCTACTTGGAAGTATCACTGCAGAAAATTTTCCATCAAccgaaaatatacaaaacaactaCGTCAACCACGATACAGAGAGGGAGGTGGAGGCTATGAGTGATATTTACaagacaaatataaaaaagatacaaccaaataaatatagctaCAAGCTGATTCTGTACAATGATaataagaaagaaaatgaATTAAGAAACATGGATCCTAGGTATGGGAATCAGCAAGTATTGTCAAAAAGAGCGAAGTccagaaatatatttacgcaTCGCAAAGTTCCAGAGAAAACTGTACCACATAACAAAACTGATACTAAAGGAAGTCATAAAATCAGTAGTAAATTACAGAAACCCCAACCCGCGAATAAtg ttaaaaaacagaagaaaCCAAAAATACTTCCAACTACAAAAATGCAGAAACAGCAG AAAGCCCACCCAGATCATTTCTTTACAACACCTTTGCCGATGTCAGACAACGAATTTAACAAGTTTCTAGAAGATAACAACATTGATGTTCAATCCGTTACGGCCCCGTTGCCAAATTATATTCCCTTTTCTACACATGTGATGCACATTGTATCAAAGTTAAAGCCATACAAGAATAATATACCAAATATAggcaagaaaaataatagaaagcATGGaacgaaacaaaataattataatttgtacatACAACGTCAAAGGAAGAAAAGGGATAagatttggaaaaaaaata AATCACCAAAGTTGAGTGGAAAACCAGTTTTAGAACCGGAAATAACATTTACACCTAAGAATAAAATGTCTGTCAAAGTATGA